Proteins from a genomic interval of Rosa chinensis cultivar Old Blush chromosome 2, RchiOBHm-V2, whole genome shotgun sequence:
- the LOC112184445 gene encoding uncharacterized protein LOC112184445, with protein MADESRRTVHDLRLLEDGLGRDLAASINNNTSTQMANLNNTLLLIYQQLMANGNNGAHQNVGHQHNMQAQIQPNQVNMAATSQMNMQQQPRRPNVQQQPRMMYPPYGMPPEMGFGQGFIPQLNQVNNNVTQNHQQNNHQGGGQDRPVRLNEFQNLVEDLMGVLPRRVERPSYAKPYPAYIDTIPYPVGYRIPSFTLFSGDAYQSTVEHIGRFTAQCGEASSDNNKVRLFVHSLTGPVFTWFINLSPNSVNNWREMESVFHDQYYRAKQEMRLVDLAKTSQMSHETAQEYLSRFKLARARCRVRLPESEFVDMAVVGLSFKFREHFEGVTFNDLFELKRRIDRYDAILREEAQKRAASKGKYYKNQAINASTGLEWI; from the coding sequence ATGGCCGACGAGTCCAGGAGGACTGTCCATGATTTAAGGCTTTTAGAGGATGGTTTGGGTCGAGATTTGGCagcaagcataaacaataacacTAGTACCCAGATGGCAAATCTCAATAACACCCTACTCCTCATCTACCAACAATTAATGGCTAACGGGAATAATGGAGCACACCAAAACGTGGGACACCAGCATAACATGCAGGCTCAAATCCAACCCAACCAAGTCAACATGGCTGCTACAAGCCAAATGAATATGCAACAGCAGCCAAGGAGGCCAAATGTGCAACAGCAGCCAAGAATGATGTATCCGCCTTATGGCATGCCACCCGAAATGGGATTCGGCCAAGGATTTATCCCTCAGCTGAACCAAGTAAACAACAATGTGACTCAAAATCATCAGCAGAACAATCATCAAGGAGGAGGTCAAGACCGACCGGTTCGACTAAATGAGTTCCAAAATTTAGTTGAAGATCTTATGGGAGTCTTACCAAGACGGGTGGAGAGACCAAGTTATGCTAAACCGTATCCTGCATATATTGATACCATCCCGTACCCAGTAGGATATCGCATTCCCTCATTCACATTGTTCTCTGGAGATGCATATCAATCCACTGTAGAACACATTGGCCGATTCACTGCCCAGTGCGGAGAGGCTAGCTCTGATAACAACAAGGTAAGGTTATTCGTCCACTCCCTCACGGGACCAGTTTTCACTTGGTTCATCAATCTCTCACCCAACTCAGTCAATAATTGGAGGGAAATGGAAAGTGTTTTCCATGACCAATATTATCGAGCGAAACAAGAGATGAGGTTGGTTGACTTAGCTAAGACGTCGCAGATGAGTCATGAGACTGCACAAGAATACTTAAGTCGCTTCAAATTAGCTAGAGCACGATGCCGAGTAAGACTGCCTGAATCAGAGTTCGTAGATATGGCGGTAGTTGGTTTGAGCTTCAAATTCAGAGAACATTTTGAAGGTGTTACCTTCAATGATCTATTCGAGCTCAAGAGAAGAATCGACCGGTATGATGCCATCTTAAGGGAGGAAGCTCAAAAGCGGGCAGCATCAAAGGGTAAGTATTACAAGAATCAGGCCATTAATGCGTCGACCGGTTTGGAGTGGATTTAA